Sequence from the Synergistaceae bacterium genome:
AAATTTTTGCAGTCCCGGAAAATCATTTAATCACAATTTCTGCATGGTTCAATAAGGGGACAATTTACGCGCCCATTATCGCCGTAAAATAGTATAATTTTTTCAGGAGGCATTATAAATTTGTACACGACATTAGAGCATTTCTTAAAATATATAAAATATGACACTCAATCGCAGGAAAACGCCGGAGTCATTCCCAGCACAGAAAAGCAATTTACTTTAGCGCGCGAGTTGTTCAATGAATTACAGGAACGCGGACTTAAAGACGTAACAATCACTGAACACGCTTATGTAACGGGGACTCTTCCTGCCAACACTGATAAAAAAATTCCTGCAATAGGCTTTATTTCACACATGGACACTTCACCCAGTGCAAGCGGTGCAAATGTTCAAGCAAGAATCATAAATAATTACGACGGCAGCAACATAGCATTAAATGAAAATATAATTTTATCGCCGGAAATTTTCCCCGACATGAGAAAATATGTAAATCATGATTTAATCGTTACTGACGGCAAAACTTTATTAGGCGCGGACGACAAAGCCGGAATCGCTGAAATAATCGGTGCACTTGACTGGCTGCTCGCTAATCCGGAATTTAAACACGGTGATATGAAAATCGCTTTCACTCCTGATGAAGAAATCGGCGAACTTGCGAGTCATCTTGACATCAAAAAATTTGCGGCTGACTTTGCTTACACTGTCGACGGCGGAGAACTCGGCGAAATAAGTTACGAAAATTTTAACGCTGCACAGGCTGTAATAAAGATTCACGGGCGGTCAGTTCATCCGGGAGCAGCAAAAAATATCATGGTTAGTGCTGTAATGCTCGGCAATGAATTATTAAACATGTTACCGTCAAATGAGTCTCCGGCCACAACAGAAGGCAGAGAAGGCTTTTATCACTGCTTGAGCTTCAACTGCACACCGGAAGAAGGCGAAATAATATTTATAATCCGAGATCATGACATGAAAAAATTTGAGGCGCGCAAAAATTTCATGACTCAATGCATTAACACCCTTCAAGAAAAATATAATGCTGCAAAATTTGAACTCTCAATCACAGATCAGTATTACAATATGTTAGAAAAATTTCGCGAAAATATGTATCCCGTAGACTTGGCCATTAACGCAATGAAAGATTTGCAGATTACACCCGTTATTTTGCCTATCAGGGGAGGCACTGACGGAGCTGCTTTATCGTGGCGGGGACTTCTTACGCCGAACATTTTTACGGGAGCTCACAACTGGCACAGCATATTTGAATTTGTTTCCGTTCAAGTAATGGAGTCAGCGAGCAGATTAATCATAAAAATTTTAGAGAGGGCAGCAGGTGATAACAAGTGAAAGATATTTTATCGGCACCGTTTTTAATCGAGCTTACACGCACACTCACGAACATGTATAATCACGGCTGGGACGAAAGAAATTCCGGCAATTTATCGCTGTTATTAGACGAGTCAGAAATAAAAGATTACTGCGACACAAATAATTTTATCCGCGAATTTAATACGGGATTCGAGACTCCTTTACTCGACAATAAATATTTTATCGTTACCGGTACAGGCAAATATTTCAAAAATGTGCAGTATGACCCGGCTTTAAATTTGGGACTCGTGAAAATCTTAGACAACGGAAGAAAAGCGCGACTCTTATGGGGATTAACTGACGGAGGCAATTTAACGAGCGAATTTCCTGCGCACATGATGAGTCATTCTTCAAGACTCGCTATAGATTCGCAAAATAGAGTCATTCTTCACTGCCACGCGACTAATTTACTTGCGATGACTTATGTTCATGAATTCGACGAGAAAAAATTTACTCGGACCCTTTGGCAAATGGCGACTGAATCAATAATAATTTTTCCCGACGGAATTAATATTTTGCCTTGGATGTTATGCGGAACCAACGAGATCGGCCAAGCTACAGCAGAAAAATTTAAATCTTCAAGACTCGTTTTATGGGCGATGCACGGACTATATGCAGCGGGCAAAAATTTAGATGACGCTTTCGGGTTAATCGAGACAGCAGAGAAGGCCGCAGAAATTTTCTTGAAGACTGCACATTTACCGAGAGTCAATAATATCACTGATGAAAATTTGAAGTCTTTAGCAGTAAAATTTAACGTAAAGCCCCGTGAAGGCTATCTATCGTTACAGCATTCATAATATAACAAAGGAGAGAAATTTTTTATGGCAGATCGTATCGTACTGAATAATATTTCTTATCACGGTAAAGGCGCGATCGAAAATATTGCACCTGAACTCAAAGCGCGCGGCAAGAAAAAAAGTTTTTGTCTGCACTGACGCAAGTTTAATCAAGTTCGGAGTCGCTCAAAAAGTTACGGATTTACTTGACAAGGCCGGAATCGCTTACGAAATTTACAGCGACATTAAGCCAAATCCGACAATTGAAAACGTTCAAAACGGTGTAGCAGCATTCAAGAAGGCAAACGCTGACTCAATAGTTGCTATCGGCGGCGGCTCGTCAATGGATACAGCAAAGGCGATCGGAATTATAATTAACAACCCTGAATTTGCTGATGTCCGCTCACTTGAAGGCGTTGCACCGACAAAGACTCACGCAGTATTTACTATTGCAGTGCCGACAACAGCAGGAACAGCCGCAGAAGTTACAATTAATTATGTCATCACCGACGTTGAGAAAAAGCGCAAATTTGTTTGTGTCGATACAAATGACATTCCCGAAATCGCAGTAGTTGACCCCGATATGATGTCTTCAATGCCTAAGGGTTTAACAGCTTCAACAGGCATGGACGCACTGACTCACGCGATAGAAGGTTATATCACAAAAGGTCATTGCGCAATTAGTGATATGTTCCACCTTGAGGCGATTAAATTAATTTCTCACAGTTTACGCGGAGCAGTAGAAG
This genomic interval carries:
- the pepT gene encoding peptidase T, with translation MYTTLEHFLKYIKYDTQSQENAGVIPSTEKQFTLARELFNELQERGLKDVTITEHAYVTGTLPANTDKKIPAIGFISHMDTSPSASGANVQARIINNYDGSNIALNENIILSPEIFPDMRKYVNHDLIVTDGKTLLGADDKAGIAEIIGALDWLLANPEFKHGDMKIAFTPDEEIGELASHLDIKKFAADFAYTVDGGELGEISYENFNAAQAVIKIHGRSVHPGAAKNIMVSAVMLGNELLNMLPSNESPATTEGREGFYHCLSFNCTPEEGEIIFIIRDHDMKKFEARKNFMTQCINTLQEKYNAAKFELSITDQYYNMLEKFRENMYPVDLAINAMKDLQITPVILPIRGGTDGAALSWRGLLTPNIFTGAHNWHSIFEFVSVQVMESASRLIIKILERAAGDNK
- the rhaD gene encoding rhamnulose-1-phosphate aldolase; its protein translation is MKDILSAPFLIELTRTLTNMYNHGWDERNSGNLSLLLDESEIKDYCDTNNFIREFNTGFETPLLDNKYFIVTGTGKYFKNVQYDPALNLGLVKILDNGRKARLLWGLTDGGNLTSEFPAHMMSHSSRLAIDSQNRVILHCHATNLLAMTYVHEFDEKKFTRTLWQMATESIIIFPDGINILPWMLCGTNEIGQATAEKFKSSRLVLWAMHGLYAAGKNLDDAFGLIETAEKAAEIFLKTAHLPRVNNITDENLKSLAVKFNVKPREGYLSLQHS